In a genomic window of Panthera tigris isolate Pti1 chromosome D4, P.tigris_Pti1_mat1.1, whole genome shotgun sequence:
- the MED22 gene encoding mediator of RNA polymerase II transcription subunit 22 isoform X3, with the protein MAQQRALPQSKETLLQSYNKRLKDDIKSIMDNFTEIIKTAKIEDETQVSRATQGEQDNYEMHVRAANIVRAGESLMKLVSDLKQFLILNDFPSVNEAIDQRNQQLRALQEECDRKLIALRDEISIDLYELEEEYYSSRNNLYLTLTKKKGLQPMEHVWGKGRRSGPNLTGVSTVFSVMTPEQQALCTISVLFSWAEATVPIGNGKRSGFPPPRPEQGSSPPPPPL; encoded by the exons ATGGCCCAGCAGAGAGCCCTGCCGCAGAGCAAGGAGACACTGTTGCAGTCTTACAACAAGCGGCTCAAGGACGACATCAAGTCCATCATGGACAACTTCACCGAGATCATCAAGACTGCCAAG ATCGAGGACGAGACTCAAGTGTCGAGGGCCACTCAGGGCGAGCAGGACAATTACGAGATGCACGTGCGAGCTGCCAACATC GTCCGAGCCGGCGAGTCCCTGATGAAACTGGTGTCCGACCTCAAGCAGTTTCTCATCCTCAATGACTTCCCATCGGTGAACGAGGCCATCGACCAGCGCAACCAGCAGCTGCGAGCCCTGCAGGAAGAGTGTGACCGGAAGCTCATCGCCCTGCGGGATGAGATCTCCATCGACCTGTACGAGCTGGAGGAGGAGTATTACTCGTCCAG AAATAACTTGTATCTGACACTGACGAAGAAAAAAGGACTGCAACCAATGGAGCACGTGTGGGGAAAAGGCCGACGGAGTGGACCAAACTTGACGGGGGTTTCGACTGTCTTCAGTGTCATGACACCGGAGCAACAGGctctctgcaccatcagtgtctTGTTCTCCTGGGCTGAGGCCACCGTCCCCATTGGAAATGGAAAGCGAAGtggtttccc
- the MED22 gene encoding mediator of RNA polymerase II transcription subunit 22 isoform X1 produces the protein MCGESPEESRPAGLHAAPRKRGAGTRQGGGLIWGLRLCEVGAQGTHVMGVEHRLERKLAAPWGWEAPGKASSAVRAGARDPALPGLLSSSLPSHNDPGKVHALVPLYRGRNGGRAAVASSPPLLCSWWPQVRAGESLMKLVSDLKQFLILNDFPSVNEAIDQRNQQLRALQEECDRKLIALRDEISIDLYELEEEYYSSRNNLYLTLTKKKGLQPMEHVWGKGRRSGPNLTGVSTVFSVMTPEQQALCTISVLFSWAEATVPIGNGKRSGFPPPRPEQGSSPPPPPL, from the exons ATGTGTGGGGAGAGCCCCGAGGAGTCGCGCCCAGCTGGCCTGCACGCTGCCCCAAGGAAGCGCGGGGCAGGCACGAGGCAGGGCGGCGGTCTTATCTGGGGTTTGAGGCTCTGTGAAGTGGGGGCTCAAGGAACCCATGTGATGGGAGTGGAGCACCGCCTGGAGAGGAAGCTGGCGGCCCCGTGGGGCTGGGAAGCCCCGGGGAAAGCCTCTTCTGCAGTCAGGGCGGGAGCCAGGGACCCTGCCCTCCCGGGACTCCTCTCTAGTTCTCTCCCGTCCCACAATGACCCTGGGAAGGTCCACGCCCTagtcccactttacagaggaagaaacggAGGCAGGGCCGCCGTGGCCTCCTCACCACCCCTGCTCTGCTCCTGGTGGCCGCAGGTCCGAGCCGGCGAGTCCCTGATGAAACTGGTGTCCGACCTCAAGCAGTTTCTCATCCTCAATGACTTCCCATCGGTGAACGAGGCCATCGACCAGCGCAACCAGCAGCTGCGAGCCCTGCAGGAAGAGTGTGACCGGAAGCTCATCGCCCTGCGGGATGAGATCTCCATCGACCTGTACGAGCTGGAGGAGGAGTATTACTCGTCCAG AAATAACTTGTATCTGACACTGACGAAGAAAAAAGGACTGCAACCAATGGAGCACGTGTGGGGAAAAGGCCGACGGAGTGGACCAAACTTGACGGGGGTTTCGACTGTCTTCAGTGTCATGACACCGGAGCAACAGGctctctgcaccatcagtgtctTGTTCTCCTGGGCTGAGGCCACCGTCCCCATTGGAAATGGAAAGCGAAGtggtttccc
- the MED22 gene encoding mediator of RNA polymerase II transcription subunit 22 isoform X4: MAQQRALPQSKETLLQSYNKRLKDDIKSIMDNFTEIIKTAKIEDETQVSRATQGEQDNYEMHVRAANIVRAGESLMKLVSDLKQFLILNDFPSVNEAIDQRNQQLRALQEECDRKLIALRDEISIDLYELEEEYYSSSSSLCEANDLPLCEAYWRLDLDTDSADGLSAPVLASPEPSAGPLQAAAPAHSHATGPGPTEHA; encoded by the exons ATGGCCCAGCAGAGAGCCCTGCCGCAGAGCAAGGAGACACTGTTGCAGTCTTACAACAAGCGGCTCAAGGACGACATCAAGTCCATCATGGACAACTTCACCGAGATCATCAAGACTGCCAAG ATCGAGGACGAGACTCAAGTGTCGAGGGCCACTCAGGGCGAGCAGGACAATTACGAGATGCACGTGCGAGCTGCCAACATC GTCCGAGCCGGCGAGTCCCTGATGAAACTGGTGTCCGACCTCAAGCAGTTTCTCATCCTCAATGACTTCCCATCGGTGAACGAGGCCATCGACCAGCGCAACCAGCAGCTGCGAGCCCTGCAGGAAGAGTGTGACCGGAAGCTCATCGCCCTGCGGGATGAGATCTCCATCGACCTGTACGAGCTGGAGGAGGAGTATTACTCGTCCAG CTCAAGTCTTTGCGAAGCTAATGACCTGCCTCTGTGCGAAGCTTACTGGAGGCTGGACCTCGACACAGACTCTGCTGATGGCCTCTCGGCCCCTGTGCTGGCGTCTCCGGAGCCCAGCGCTGGCCCCCTGCAGGCTGCAGCCCCTGCCCACTCCCATGCCACTGGCCCCGGCCCCACAGAGCACGCCTGA
- the MED22 gene encoding mediator of RNA polymerase II transcription subunit 22 isoform X2, protein MCGESPEESRPAGLHAAPRKRGAGTRQGGGLIWGLRLCEVGAQGTHVMGVEHRLERKLAAPWGWEAPGKASSAVRAGARDPALPGLLSSSLPSHNDPGKVHALVPLYRGRNGGRAAVASSPPLLCSWWPQVRAGESLMKLVSDLKQFLILNDFPSVNEAIDQRNQQLRALQEECDRKLIALRDEISIDLYELEEEYYSSSSSLCEANDLPLCEAYWRLDLDTDSADGLSAPVLASPEPSAGPLQAAAPAHSHATGPGPTEHA, encoded by the exons ATGTGTGGGGAGAGCCCCGAGGAGTCGCGCCCAGCTGGCCTGCACGCTGCCCCAAGGAAGCGCGGGGCAGGCACGAGGCAGGGCGGCGGTCTTATCTGGGGTTTGAGGCTCTGTGAAGTGGGGGCTCAAGGAACCCATGTGATGGGAGTGGAGCACCGCCTGGAGAGGAAGCTGGCGGCCCCGTGGGGCTGGGAAGCCCCGGGGAAAGCCTCTTCTGCAGTCAGGGCGGGAGCCAGGGACCCTGCCCTCCCGGGACTCCTCTCTAGTTCTCTCCCGTCCCACAATGACCCTGGGAAGGTCCACGCCCTagtcccactttacagaggaagaaacggAGGCAGGGCCGCCGTGGCCTCCTCACCACCCCTGCTCTGCTCCTGGTGGCCGCAGGTCCGAGCCGGCGAGTCCCTGATGAAACTGGTGTCCGACCTCAAGCAGTTTCTCATCCTCAATGACTTCCCATCGGTGAACGAGGCCATCGACCAGCGCAACCAGCAGCTGCGAGCCCTGCAGGAAGAGTGTGACCGGAAGCTCATCGCCCTGCGGGATGAGATCTCCATCGACCTGTACGAGCTGGAGGAGGAGTATTACTCGTCCAG CTCAAGTCTTTGCGAAGCTAATGACCTGCCTCTGTGCGAAGCTTACTGGAGGCTGGACCTCGACACAGACTCTGCTGATGGCCTCTCGGCCCCTGTGCTGGCGTCTCCGGAGCCCAGCGCTGGCCCCCTGCAGGCTGCAGCCCCTGCCCACTCCCATGCCACTGGCCCCGGCCCCACAGAGCACGCCTGA
- the RPL7A gene encoding 60S ribosomal protein L7a, with protein MPKGKKAKGKKVAPAPAVVKKQEAKKVVNPLFEKRPKNFGIGQDIQPKRDLTRFVKWPRYIRLQRQRAILYKRLKVPPAINQFTQALDRQTATQLLKLAHKYRPETKQEKKQRLLARAEKKAAGKGDVPTKRPPVLRAGVNTVTTLVENKKAQLVVIAHDVDPIELVVFLPALCRKMGVPYCIIKGKARLGRLVHRKTCTTVAFTQVNSEDKGALAKLVEAVRTNYNDRYDEIRRHWGGNVLGPKSVARIAKLEKAKAKELATKLG; from the exons ATG CCGAAAGGGAAGAAGGCCAAGGGGAAGAAGGTGGCCCCGGCCCCTGCTGTTGTGAAGAAGCAGGAGGCCAAGAAGGTGGTCAACCCCCTGTTTGAGAAAAGGCCCAAGAACTTTGGCATCG GACAGGACATCCAGCCCAAAAGGGACCTCACGCGCTTTGTCAAGTGGCCCCGCTACATCCGACTGCAGCGGCAAAGGGCTATTCTCTATAAACGTCTCAAAGTGCCTCCTGCGATTAACCAGTTCACCCAGGCCTTGGACCGCCAAACAG CCACTCAGCTGCTCAAGCTGGCCCACAAATACAGGCCGGAGACCAAgcaagagaagaagcagagattGCTGGCCCGGGCTGAGAAGAAGGCTGCTGGCAAAGGGGATGTCCCCACTAAGAGGCCCCCTGTCCTTCGAGCTG GGGTTAACACCGTCACCACCTTGGTGGAAAACAAGAAGGCTCAGCTGGTGGTGATCGCACACGATGTGGATCCTATCGAG CTGGTTGTCTTCCTGCCTGCCCTGTGTCGTAAGATGGGGGTTCCCTACTGCATCATCAAGGGGAAGGCCAGGCTGGGGCGACTGGTCCACAGGAAGACCTGCACCACTGTCGCCTTCACACAGGTTAACTC GGAAGACAAAGGAGCTCTGGCTAAGCTGGTGGAAGCCGTCAGAACCAATTACAACGACAGATATGATGAG ATCCGCCGCCACTGGGGAGGCAACGTCCTGGGTCCCAAGTCGGTGGCTCGCATTGccaagctggaaaaggcaaaggctAAAGAACTGGCCACCAAACTGGGCTGA
- the LOC102956536 gene encoding surfeit locus protein 1 isoform X2 — translation MARPPSELEAGAARTTWAGGGARRRPGSRRLSSRKRRRGGEMAAAAAVRWLGFRAARPAPAPARAVRRSVLAVPLRPGLAWSPSRCGSSAAEAPATKAEDDSFLQWFLLLIPVTAFGLGTWQVQRRKWKLKLIAELESRVMAEPIPLPADPMELKNLEYRPVKVRGHFDHSKELYMMPRTMVDPAREAREAGRLSSSPESGAYVITPFHCTELGITILVNRGFVPRKKVNPDTRQKGQIEGEVDLVGMVRLTETRKPFVPENNPERNHWHYRDLEAMARLTGADPIFIDADFKSTVPGGPIGGQTRVTLRNEHMQYIITWYGLCAATSYLWFKKFLRRTSGV, via the exons ATGGCTCGGCCGCCCTCGGAGCTGGAAGCCGGCGCCGCTCGCACCACgtgggccgggggcggggctcggCGGCGCCCCGGAAGCAGACGCCTCTCGTCCCGGAAGCGCCGGCGGGGCGGGgagatggcggcggcggcggcggtgcgGTGGCTGGGGTTTCGCGCTGCGCGGCCGGCGCCG GCCCCGGCGCGCGCCGTCCGGAGGAGCGTCCTTGCGGTCCCCCTGCGCCCAG GGTTGGCCTGGAGCCCAAGCAGGTGTGGTAGTTCTGCAGCTGAAGCACCTGCCACCAAAGCGGAGGATGACTCCTTTCTCCAGTGGTTCCTGCTTCTCATTCCTGTGACTGCCTTTGGCCTGGGGACCTGGCAG GTCCAGCGTCGAAAGTGGAAGCTGAAGCTGATAGCAGAGCTCGAGTCTAGAGTTATGGCTGAGCCCATCCCTCTGCCAGCAGA CCCAATGGAACTGAAGAACCTGGAGTACAGGCCAGTGAAGGTCAGGGGGCACTTTGACCACTCCAAGGAGCTGTACATGATGCCTCGGACGATGGTGGACCCGGCCCGGGAGGCCCGGGAGGCCGGCCGCCTCTCTTCCTCGCCGGAGAGCGGGGCCTACGTCATCACCCCCTTCCACTGCACAGAGCTGGG AATCACCATCCTGGTAAATAGAGGGTTTGTCCCCAGGAAGAAAGTGAATCCGGATACACGGCAGAAAGGCCAG ATCGAGGGAGAAGTGGACCTAGTTGGGATGGTGAGGCTGACAGAAACCAGGAAGCCCTTTGTCCCTGAGAACAATCCAGAAAGAAATCACTGGCATTACCGGGACCTGGAGGCCATGGCCAGGCTCACAGGCGCAGACCCCATTTTCATTGATGCCGATTTCA AGAGCACCGTCCCCGGGGGACCCATTGGAGGGCAAACCCGAGTCACTCTGAGGAACGAGCACATGCAATACATCATCACCTG GTACGGACTCTGTGCAGCTACGTCATACCTGTGGTTTAAGAAATTCCTACGTCGGACTTCTGGTGTGTGA
- the LOC102956536 gene encoding surfeit locus protein 1 isoform X1, which translates to MARPPSELEAGAARTTWAGGGARRRPGSRRLSSRKRRRGGEMAAAAAVRWLGFRAARPAPAPARAVRRSVLAVPLRPGLAWSPSRCGSSAAEAPATKAEDDSFLQWFLLLIPVTAFGLGTWQVQRRKWKLKLIAELESRVMAEPIPLPADPMELKNLEYRPVKVRGHFDHSKELYMMPRTMVDPAREAREAGRLSSSPESGAYVITPFHCTELGITILVNRGFVPRKKVNPDTRQKGQIEGEVDLVGMVRLTETRKPFVPENNPERNHWHYRDLEAMARLTGADPIFIDADFSERYVLNFWPRKNLKSSARFQGNSWPSRCREKLVLRSWWHSSCGLSPLSLQRAPSPGDPLEGKPESL; encoded by the exons ATGGCTCGGCCGCCCTCGGAGCTGGAAGCCGGCGCCGCTCGCACCACgtgggccgggggcggggctcggCGGCGCCCCGGAAGCAGACGCCTCTCGTCCCGGAAGCGCCGGCGGGGCGGGgagatggcggcggcggcggcggtgcgGTGGCTGGGGTTTCGCGCTGCGCGGCCGGCGCCG GCCCCGGCGCGCGCCGTCCGGAGGAGCGTCCTTGCGGTCCCCCTGCGCCCAG GGTTGGCCTGGAGCCCAAGCAGGTGTGGTAGTTCTGCAGCTGAAGCACCTGCCACCAAAGCGGAGGATGACTCCTTTCTCCAGTGGTTCCTGCTTCTCATTCCTGTGACTGCCTTTGGCCTGGGGACCTGGCAG GTCCAGCGTCGAAAGTGGAAGCTGAAGCTGATAGCAGAGCTCGAGTCTAGAGTTATGGCTGAGCCCATCCCTCTGCCAGCAGA CCCAATGGAACTGAAGAACCTGGAGTACAGGCCAGTGAAGGTCAGGGGGCACTTTGACCACTCCAAGGAGCTGTACATGATGCCTCGGACGATGGTGGACCCGGCCCGGGAGGCCCGGGAGGCCGGCCGCCTCTCTTCCTCGCCGGAGAGCGGGGCCTACGTCATCACCCCCTTCCACTGCACAGAGCTGGG AATCACCATCCTGGTAAATAGAGGGTTTGTCCCCAGGAAGAAAGTGAATCCGGATACACGGCAGAAAGGCCAG ATCGAGGGAGAAGTGGACCTAGTTGGGATGGTGAGGCTGACAGAAACCAGGAAGCCCTTTGTCCCTGAGAACAATCCAGAAAGAAATCACTGGCATTACCGGGACCTGGAGGCCATGGCCAGGCTCACAGGCGCAGACCCCATTTTCATTGATGCCGATTTCA GTGAAAGGTATGTACTGAACTTTTGGCCGCGCAAAAATCTAAAAAGCTCTGCAAGGTTCCAAGGAAACAGCTGGCCAAGCCGCTGTAGGGAGAAACTGGTGCTGAGAAGCTGGTGGCATAGCTCTTGTGGGTTGAGTCCGTTGTCTCTGCAGAGAGCACCGTCCCCGGGGGACCCATTGGAGGGCAAACCCGAGTCACTCTGA